CTGGCCGGCCAGCGGGCGGCGCCAGTCCGCCGGTGGCTCCGCGCGCCCGGCACCGACCCGGATCACCTGCCCTGACACGTACGCGGACCGTCCGGACAGCAGGAACCGGAGCGTCGCCTCCAGACTGGTGGGCGTGCCCGCGTCGCCGTCCCGGGTGACGTACACCAGTTGTGCGGTGACACCGCGACCGAACTCCTTGCCGATGCTGCGGGTCAGCCCCTCCACGGCGCGCTGGGCGGTGGCCTCGCGGGGCGACCGGCACTCTTCGGGCCGGGTGCCGAGCACGACGACCCGGCCGCTGGGCAGCACCGACCGGGCGTGCGGGTGGAAGAAGTCGTACAGCTGGCGCAGGCCGGTCGAGTCGGTGATGCCGGTGGCGTCGTACACCAGGGCGGCGTACCGCTCACCGGCGCCAGCCGGGCCGGTGCCGGGGTCGGTGCCAACGGCCGGTTCGCGCAGCTCGACCCCGGCGGCGGTGAGGATCTTGCCGACCGGCTCGGCGAGGCGGCCACCGGCGGCGGCGCCGAGCAGGACGGGCCCGGGGGCGAGGGGGTCGCCGGGCGTGTACCGGCGCAGTCGCGGTGGGTCGGGCAGCCCCAGGCGCTTGACCAGCGCGCGACCGGCCCCCGATTGGACGAAGCTCGCGTACCTGTCGGTCATAGGCGTAGCCTACTGGCGAGTAGGTTGAGGGCAAGCCTTTCGAGGAGGCGGGATCGTGCAGAACATCCGACGGGTCGCGGTCATCGGCGGCAACCGCATCCCCTTCGCCCGCTCCAACTCGCACTACACCGAGGCGTCCAACTCGGACATGCTCGGCGCGGCGCTCGACGGGCTGGTCGCCCGATACGGGCTGGCCGGTCGGCGGGTCGGCGAGGTGGTGGCCGGGGCGGTGCTGAAGCATTCCCGGGACTTCAACCTCACCCGGGAGGTGGTGCTCGGCTCGAAGCTCGACCCGCACACCCCCGCGTACGACATCCAGCAGGCCTGCGGCACGGGTCTGGAGGCGGCCATCCTGGTGGCCAACAAGATCGCCCTCGGGCAGCTCGACGTCGGTGTCGCCGGCGGCGTCGACAGCACCTCCGACGCGCCGTTGGCCGTCAACGAGGAACTACGTCGCACGCTGCTGAGGCTCAACGGCGCTCGAACCCTCGGCGAACGGTTGAGGATCGCCGCGAAGCTCCGCCCGCACCAGCCGTTCCGGCCGGACATCCCGCGAAACGCCGAACCGCGCACCGGGCTGTCCATGGGTGAGCACGCCGCCCGTACCGCCGTGCGCTGGCAGATCGACCGGCGCTCGCAGGATGAGCTGGCGCTGCGGTCGCACCAGCGGCTCGCCGCCGCGTACCAGCGCGGGTTCTTCGACGACCTGGTGACGCCGTACCTCGGGCTGACCCGGGACCAGAACCTGCGTCCGGACACCACCCCGGAGAAGCTCGGCGGCCTCAAGCCGGTGTTCGGCGCGACGGGCCCGGACGCCGACCAGGCCACGATGACGGCCGGCAACTCGTCGCCGCTGACCGACGGCGCTTCGACCGTGTTGCTCGCCAGCGAAGAGTGGGCGCGCGAACACAGCCTGCCGGTGCAGGCCTGGTTCACCTGGTCGCAGACCGCCGCCGTCGACTTCGTGCACGGCGAGGAGGGGCTGTTGATGGCCCCCGCGTACGCGGTGCCCCGGATGCTCGCCCGGGCCGGCCTGACGCTCCAGGACTTCGACTTCTACGAGATCCACGAGGCGTTCGCCTCGCAGGTGCTGGCCACCCTCGCGGCGTGGGAGTCGCCGGAGTTCTGCAAGGACCGGTTGGGCCTGGACGCCCCGCTCGGGTCGCTCGACCGGGACAGGCTGAACGTCAACGGCTCGTCGCTGGCCGCCGGGCATCCGTTCGCGGCGACCGGCGGACGGATCGTGGCGACCCTGGCGAAGCTGCTCGCCGAGAAGGGCAGCGGACGAGGACTCATCTCGATCTGTGCCGCCGGCGGCCAGGGGGTGACCGCCATTCTGGAACGCTGACCTGGCGCGAGCGTGGAACGGCGGGAGCGGGAGCTGATCGCTCAGCCCGGGGCGGGAGAACCCGCGGGGCGAGCGGATGGCTACCGACGGCATGATTGACGTAGAGCCTGGAGGTCGGAGTATCGATGCGCGCTGTCTGGATCACCAAAGCGGGTGGGCCCGAAGTCCTTGCGGTACGGGAGAGCGCCGACCCACAGCCGGATCGCGGTGAGGTGCGCATCGCGGTCCGTGCCTGCGGGTTGAACTTCGCGGAGGTCATGGCGCGGCAGGGGTTGTATCCGGATGCTCCGAAGCCGCCGTGCGTGGTGGGGTACGAGGTGGCCGGGGTCGTCGATGCCGTCGGCGCCGACGTCACCGGTCTCGACGTGGGGCAGCGGGTGCTGGCCCTGGTCCGGTTCGGTGGCCATGCCGACACCGTGTGCGTGTCCGCCACGCGGGTGCTGCCGATGCCTGACGGCCTCGGCTTCGTCGAGGGGGCCGCGCTGCCGGTCAACTATCTGACGGCCTACCACATGCTGTTCCGGGTGGCGAGTCTGCGTCCGGAGTCCCGAGTCCTGGTGCACATGGCCGCAGGCGGGGTCGGCATCGCGGTGCTGCAACTGTGCCGCACGGTGCCGGGCGTCGTCACGTTCGGCACGGCCTCGGCCGCCAAACACGACGTGCTGCGGGAGGAGGGCTGCACCCATCCGATCGACTACCGCACCGAGGACTACGCCAGGCGGGTGCGGGAGCTCACCGGCGGCGAAGGCCTCGATCTTGTCCTCGATTCCCTGGGTGGCCGTGACTGGAAGCGAGGTATCGGCCTGCTACGCCCGGTCGGGCAGCTCATCGCGTACGGCTTCGCCAACCTCGCGGCCGGCGAGCGGCGCAGCGTTCGCCGGCTCGTCGGTCAGCTCACGGGCGTACCCCTGCTGACACCGGTCGGGATGATGGACCGCAACCACACGGTCAGTGGCGTCAATCTGGGACATCTGTGGAGCCGCGCCGACCTGCTGCGGGAAGAACTGGCGGCCCTGCTCGACCTGTGGCGCGCCGGTTCGGTCAAACCGCGCATCGACAGCGTGTACCCGTTCGAGGAGGCCGCGGCAGCGCACCGCCGGATCGGTGAGCGCCGCAACATCGGCAAGGTCGTCTTGGTCCCCTGACAATTCCGGGGGTCACGGGTCG
The sequence above is a segment of the Micromonospora sp. WMMA1363 genome. Coding sequences within it:
- a CDS encoding acetyl-CoA C-acetyltransferase; amino-acid sequence: MQNIRRVAVIGGNRIPFARSNSHYTEASNSDMLGAALDGLVARYGLAGRRVGEVVAGAVLKHSRDFNLTREVVLGSKLDPHTPAYDIQQACGTGLEAAILVANKIALGQLDVGVAGGVDSTSDAPLAVNEELRRTLLRLNGARTLGERLRIAAKLRPHQPFRPDIPRNAEPRTGLSMGEHAARTAVRWQIDRRSQDELALRSHQRLAAAYQRGFFDDLVTPYLGLTRDQNLRPDTTPEKLGGLKPVFGATGPDADQATMTAGNSSPLTDGASTVLLASEEWAREHSLPVQAWFTWSQTAAVDFVHGEEGLLMAPAYAVPRMLARAGLTLQDFDFYEIHEAFASQVLATLAAWESPEFCKDRLGLDAPLGSLDRDRLNVNGSSLAAGHPFAATGGRIVATLAKLLAEKGSGRGLISICAAGGQGVTAILER
- a CDS encoding medium chain dehydrogenase/reductase family protein, which produces MRAVWITKAGGPEVLAVRESADPQPDRGEVRIAVRACGLNFAEVMARQGLYPDAPKPPCVVGYEVAGVVDAVGADVTGLDVGQRVLALVRFGGHADTVCVSATRVLPMPDGLGFVEGAALPVNYLTAYHMLFRVASLRPESRVLVHMAAGGVGIAVLQLCRTVPGVVTFGTASAAKHDVLREEGCTHPIDYRTEDYARRVRELTGGEGLDLVLDSLGGRDWKRGIGLLRPVGQLIAYGFANLAAGERRSVRRLVGQLTGVPLLTPVGMMDRNHTVSGVNLGHLWSRADLLREELAALLDLWRAGSVKPRIDSVYPFEEAAAAHRRIGERRNIGKVVLVP